The Streptomyces avermitilis MA-4680 = NBRC 14893 genome contains a region encoding:
- a CDS encoding aldo/keto reductase yields the protein MRYIKLGTTGLEVSAITLGCMSFGEPDRGGEPWSLGADASRDIIKQALEGGVNFLDTANGYSAGSSEEIVGQAVKDFTRREEVVLSTKVWMRMRPGPNGAGLSRKAIFAELDASLKRLGTDYIDLYQIHRWDYDTPIEETLEALHDAVKSGKVRYIGASSMYAWQFAKALYLADLNGWTRFASMQDHYNLIHREAEREMIPLCADQGIGVIPWSPLARGRLTRARDTATARAETDAGGKILYRDEDQAVAERVHEIAGKRGLSPAQVALAWVMRNPAVTSPIVGVTKPAQLADAVAAVDVELDEDEAAYLEEPYQPHEAAYLEESFYKRQPVAGSR from the coding sequence ATGCGATACATCAAACTCGGAACGACCGGACTGGAAGTCTCCGCCATCACCCTCGGCTGCATGAGCTTCGGCGAGCCGGACCGGGGCGGCGAGCCCTGGTCGCTGGGCGCGGACGCCAGTCGGGACATCATCAAGCAGGCCCTCGAGGGCGGCGTCAACTTCCTCGACACGGCCAATGGGTACAGCGCCGGAAGCAGCGAGGAGATCGTCGGCCAGGCGGTCAAGGACTTCACCCGGCGCGAGGAGGTCGTTCTCTCCACCAAGGTCTGGATGCGGATGCGCCCCGGCCCGAACGGCGCCGGGCTGTCCCGCAAGGCGATCTTCGCCGAGCTCGACGCCTCCCTGAAGCGACTGGGGACCGACTACATCGACCTGTACCAGATCCACCGCTGGGACTACGACACCCCGATCGAGGAAACCCTCGAGGCGCTGCACGACGCGGTCAAGTCCGGGAAGGTCCGCTACATCGGAGCCTCTTCCATGTACGCCTGGCAGTTCGCCAAGGCCCTGTACCTGGCGGACCTGAACGGCTGGACCCGGTTCGCGTCGATGCAGGACCACTACAACCTCATCCACCGAGAAGCAGAGCGGGAGATGATCCCGCTCTGCGCCGACCAGGGCATCGGCGTGATCCCGTGGAGCCCGCTGGCGCGGGGCAGGCTGACGCGGGCCCGGGACACCGCCACGGCGCGTGCCGAGACCGACGCGGGCGGCAAGATCCTCTACCGCGACGAGGACCAGGCAGTGGCCGAGCGCGTCCACGAGATCGCGGGCAAGCGGGGTCTGTCCCCGGCCCAGGTCGCCCTGGCCTGGGTCATGCGCAACCCGGCGGTGACCTCGCCCATCGTCGGGGTCACCAAGCCGGCCCAGCTGGCCGACGCGGTCGCCGCGGTGGACGTCGAACTCGACGAAGACGAGGCCGCCTACTTGGAGGAGCCCT